agaggaatggagaaatatatcgctggattatattagaaaactatatcgttctttgccgaaacgaatgctggaggtggtggagaataagggaggatccacacattattaaattttaaaaggttttttatttttgtacaatttagtagataataaacactacaacttttgaaagtgtgctatcatttcgccgaccggatttcacaatcattgttgataaatacaagaggaatagcgaagatacagtttcaagctcatataccttattactacaaggtactgtttatatgccattcgtcaaacttgggaaattcggactctatctatgagaaattaatgatagcacacatgtgctatctttttgtccaagggtgtatttGTACAGTAATTCATTTCAGCAGAAATACCGTAGAACATCCGTTTATCgacaaaattttaagaaatgaaaGATACCTGTATATTCGTACAAGTTTGCAGAACAATTTTCATGCAAAGAAGAACGTGATAGCTATTCCGTtctgtgaaaatattaataggtATTTAGCATTGGAtaaaacgtaaatacgtaaagatattttcaaaaataatctGCATCACAGTTCAGAGAAAAATGGGTTTGACAGACAATTTCATCCTGATGCGAGAAAACGATCCAAAGCGTAATGCTACTCATACGCGAGCGTGTATCTTCCATAATGTTTGGGGACCCTTAAAAATACCTAGACAGTGcttatatataaacattatcGACAATATACGAGACTACctgaaaggaaaaatatgaagTGACCAGAATTCATGGAGGAATGATTTACAGAGGACTCTTtcagaagaatagaaaaatctttcaaatagaattctcattagtttatataaatatattcatacgATATAATCAAATACCTTATGATAAAATACCttataataaaatcgaaagCCTATTAAgtatgaaaataatgaaacttaATAATTTCCTCTTCTAGATATTGGATAAGCCTTTGCTAATTTCTGCCATTGAACTATAACAGCACGACTACTTATTACGCTTGTATTTTtgtcgttttttaaatattaatattttgcacaAAGGACACAGatattctatctttttttccaCGAGCATTATTATTCTACAGATCAGCAGGaatatgtacgtattttttatttgctaaaATTCCATTACCAAACGTTGTTCTATAATTGATAtaagtaattttgttaaaattagaTACCGTACGAATACGTTTCTCGCTGACTGTATAAATAaactatacaaatatttttctacctcGATAAGAATAAACTATACTAATAATTGtcaaaagaaagcaaaaaatcTGATACCAGTCATTTCGACTGGGTTTTGGCAGTTCtatagtaatattaatagaCGTTGTATCACGTAGATGTTAAAAATAGCGATTATCGTGGGATATAGATTGGAAAAGAATCGCGTTTActcttgaaatttgaatttttgtcGCTCGTAAGTTCATCTTGCGTTTACGCGGTgcaaaggaagaagaggaatgCACGTCGTAcggataaaaaaaattttgaatctCCAAGCGAGATATATAAGAGGTTCAGAAAGCGTTACAGAGTTGTAGGAATGGCATTGCGTGAGCCGCTTAAATTAACGGTTCGTATACTTTCTCCGCTGTCATTCGTGTGTTCTCCGCTAATGGGTGATAAAAATCACCTGGAGATACCAAGGGAAAAACCTAAAACCAATATTTCATCCGGTCAcactttctttccttcgtttctcgttATTTTCTTCGCAACATTCGATCGACGTTTATTGCGGAATATTATGTACCGAACGAGAAGTTCCTTCTTTACTcgtgaaaatgttttttatcgtttactTTCATCATTTTCCCCCAGATTTTCCATCCAGTAACACTTTCTCCCCTTTGTTCCTAGCATTTCCTCCTCGATATAATacacattttaaatataataaaattcctatcaaataaaaaaagatcatTCTTCTCCAACGAGGATGTATCTTATcctttatttctatctttttcttttttttcttctttttcaatgtAATACATCTCGTTTTACGAATCTCTTAAAATATAATGGCTAACAACGATAGGTAAAATCTAGCGAtagtaataattcatttttaccTAGGTCTCTTCGGCCTGCAAATAGATTTGGCTGACGATTCTTTGCGTTCATCCTTCCGTGCTTTTCGCACCCTGAACGATCCTAATCTGCGTGAAATCTGATATGACGCTGCAAATTTTAAAGCAGTTGGTACAGATTCTTCGAGTTTCTCGAGATGAGGATCAAAGTGATTAAACGAAGCCAACGCctgtttaatgaaaattaatacgtGTTCCATTTGATTTTGTAGGCCCAGCATGTCACAGGGCACGGTGATGATTCAGACGCAAAGCCGGTTACAAGAAAAGGACTTCACTATTGCCACACCCGAGGAGTTTGTTCATCGTTTCGGCGGTACCAAAGTTATCAACAAGGTAACGTTGTTTTCTCAACGAGTACTGTATATTCTTCGTTACGTATCTCGAAACAACAGTCGATCTTTCAGCGTGTGAATCTTCCGGGAagaaatttttgcaatttttaacatttttaacatacgctttgaaataattgataatttgaattattattagatctTATTGTCAGAAgaagtaatttctttttaacggAGAAGATATTCGACATCTTCGGATAAAAGGAACGAATCGAATAGAGAAGGAGATCGTTCAATGTGAAGAAAATAATCGCGCACAGGATAGTATTCTATAACTAAGAGAcctaactttttaataaaatcgataCTTAAAGCAGTCGAGTATTAAGAAGCAGTTGCAGAAGGAGGTCGTTCAACGCGTAGATATGTCGCGTTCCGCTTGAGTATTTCTCAAGGCATTCGCCGTACAGTTTCGCAACAATGGCCAAACGACCTTCGTAGTTGACCTCGAACGACCTTGAATGATCTTGAATCATAGGTTACTAGATATACCTGTTCCGCGATACTCCACTGTAATAGCAATGTGAAACGCACATTGTTCCTTCCGCAAACGAAACAAAGCAGTGCCGTGACAACTTTAACTTGGAATatgtttctttattaattgTCGGTCATCTTAATTCGGATctaaatgtttttatataaataacatctTCCCAACTTTGAACAGCGTAATTATAACTTTAACAATTTATCTTCTAATAACATCAGACTatctataattatacataattatatataatatagttatatataaaaagagaaaaagaaaaaatattatcaaaaatttggTTGTTTTAGAGTTAGCAATCTAGCGTTAACAATCTTCCGccatataattatacataattatatatataattatacataaaaagagaaaaagaaaaaatatcaaaaatttggTTGTTTTAGAGTTCTAGCGTTAACAATCTTCCGCCATATAATTATTACTCGATAGTGAACCGACGAATTAGTTTTGTCTcgattgtaaatttatttcaagatttaaatagattttcctttgtttttcaGTTTTACCTTGGACTCCaatgtatttttgttttctaaacGTATTTGTGTATCTGAGATTGCAAGTGCCATTACCAGTGACACACTAGTCGTTCAATAACATTTTATCGTCAATATTTAGTCATCGCTTAAATTACGCTTCACGGATAACGATCGATAGagtaatcaaatttttcaaatcgcAGGTCCTAATCGCCAACAACGGAATAGCGGCTGTAAAATGTATGCGTTCGATCCGACGATGGTCCTACGAAATGTTCAAGAACGAACGCGCCGTACGTTTCGTCGTGATGGTCACTCCGGAAGATTTAAAAGCGAACGCGGAATATATCAAAATGGCAGATCAGTACGTACCCGTGCCAGGTGGAACCAACAACAACAATTATGCGAACGTCGAGCTGATCGTAGACATCGCTGTACGCACTCAGGTCCAGGCTGTATGGGCTGGTTGGGGTCATGCCTCTGAAAATCCAAAATTGCCAGAACTACTCCATAAAAATAACATGTGTTTCATTGGTAAGATCCTTTGCATTACAATGAAGCGATAGCTGAAGATTATTCTGTAAATTGTGAAGTAAATTATGTAATCTTACACTACCATGCATAAGTACGATGACTATCAAAGTATCGTAGTATAGccataataatttgaatatatgcAGATACTTATGCACCGTAGgttattcgaagaaatattcttcttagtaaattttgaagaaatgtgatttgaaaaattacgaattgaaagaataaatgaattgaatagtaattatttttaggGCCATCCGAGAGAGCAATGTGGGCTCTTGGAGATAAAATCGCGTCAAGTATTGTAGCGCAAACTGCAGATGTACCGACACTTCCTTGGTCAGGTTCGGAACTAAAGGCACAGTACAgtggaaaaaagataaaaatatcatcgGAACTTTTCAAGAAAGGGTGCGTTTCGACGGTAGAAGAATGCTTGGCAGCAGCTAACAAAATAGGCTTTCCTATAATGGTGAAAGCTAGCGAGGGAGGTGGTGGAAAAGGTATCAGAAAGGTGGAGAACGCTGAAGAATTGCCCACATTGTTTAGGTAAGAAggaaatttgtcaaattaatttaaaagattttttacatggttcgttatataaataattgcaaacgttatgtaaagaatatttatgtaacaaGTTATTGGAAACTTTATATTAAGAATGCTTAACGATTTTCTTAGGCAGGTACAAACTGAAATACCTGGATCTCCGATATTCATTATGAAATTGGCAAAATGTGCTCGCCATTTAGAAGTTCAATTATTAGCTGACAATTATGGAAACGCGATATCGTTATTTGGTCGTGACTGTTCTATTCAGAGAAGACATCAAAAGATTATCGAAGAAGCGCCTGCTGTGGTTGCTAAACCCGAAGTCtttgaagaaatggaaaaagtaaTTATCGATCCTATTCGccaatcaaaaatatttcacttttttaccataaattaattaacagacattattatgaaaatttgagTTCATTCCGTACAGTACTTTTTACATATTGTTTCGTAATAGGCTGCTGTAAGATTGGCCAAAATGGTTGGATATGTCAGCGCAGGTACTGTCGAATACCTGTACGACACTTCTGGACGATATTACTTTTTGGAATTGAATCCACGTCTTCAAGTGGAACATCCGTGTACTGAGATGGTATCTGATGTTAATTTGCCCGCGGCACAACTTCAAATTGCTATGGGGTTACCATTACATCATATTAAAGATATTCGTCTTCTTTATGGTGAAAGTCCATGGGGAGATAGCGTCATTGACTTCGATCAACCGAGACACAAACCCCAACCATGGGGTCACGTGATAGCTGCGAGAATTACTAGTGAAAATCCTGATGAAGgtataaattgtatttcataaaagaaattacatttgATCACGCTTGATCATTAAGGAATTCtgctgtaataaattttaatatttccattagGTTTTAAACCGAGTTCTGGTACGGTGCAAGAACTGAATTTCCGATCCTCGAAGAATGTTTGGGGTTACTTCTCAGTAGCAGCTTCCGGAGGTCTCCATGAATTTGCAGACTCACAATTCGGACATTGCTTCTCTTGGGGAGAGGATCGTAACCAGGCTCGAGAAAATTTGGTCATAGCTTTGAAAGAATTGAGCATTAGGGGTGATTTCAGAACCACCGTCGAATATTTGATTACGCTATTAGAAACTGAATCTTTCCAACAGAACAATATAGATACTGCGTGGCTTGATTTGTTGATTGCTGAACGCGTTAGGAGTGACAAACCGGATGTATTATTAGCCATAACATGCGGTGCGCTTCATATCGCTGATAGAACAATCACTGCCGCTTTTACTGGGTTTCAAACAGCATTGGAAAAAGGACAAATACAAGCCAGCAATGATTTAGATAATGTTATCGACGTAAgttgatttttatatcattaatttgTGTATAAATACTTGCttacgaatattataaaatttaacaaacattttttagGTTGAACTCATTAACGACggatacaaatataaaatacagacTGCTAAGTCAGGCCCTAATAGTTATTTTCTTGTTATGAACGGTTCCTACAAAGAAGTAGAATTACACCGACTATCGGATGGAGGATTATTGCTCTCTTTGGATGGCGCAAGTTTCACGACTTACATGAGGGAGGAAGTCGATCGTTACAGGATCATCATTGGAAATCAAACCTGCATCTTCGAGAAGGACAACGATCCTTCTTTATTGAGGTCACCATCAGCTGGCAAACTAATTAGCTATCTAGTCGAAGATGGTGGTCACGTGAACGCTGGACAAGCATACGCAGAAATTGAAGTCATGAAAATGGTAATGACAATAACAGCGAGCGAAGCTGGTAGCGTCTTTTATGTTAAAAGACCAGGTGCCATTCTCGAGGCTGGTACCTTGATTGCTCAACTAGAATTGGACGATCCATCTCTGGTAACAAAAGCTCAGGAGTACACTGGTAAATTCCCGGAAACTATAGCTCCAgcaatttctgaaaaattgaatCATCTTCATGCTGAATACAGAACAGCTTTAGAAAACACTCTAGGAGGATATTGTTTACCAGATCCGTACCACGTGCCTCGAGTACGAGAACTTCTTGAGAAATTCATGAATTCCCTTCGTGACCCTAGCTTACCATTGCTCGAACTTCAAGAAGTGATCGCAACGATATCAGGAAGAATTCCGATTTCCGTAGAGAAAAAAATCAGGAAATTGATGTCGCTGTACGAAAGAAACATAACTTCTGTTTTAGCTCAATTTCCTAGTCAACAAATTGCTGCTGTGATCGATGGACATGCAGCAAGTCTTTCCAAGCGATCTGAACGCGACGTCTTCTTCTTAACTACCGAAGCTATAGTGCAATTGGTACAAAGATATAGGAATGGAATACGTGGAAGAATGAAGACCGCTGTTCACGAACTACTTCGACAATATTACACCGTTGAAAGCCAGTTCCAACAAGGACATTACGATAAATGTGTTTCTGCTTTAATCGATGAATACAAAGATGATGTAGCAACAATAACAGCTATGATTTTCAGCCATAACCAAGTCACGAAGAAGAACGTTTTGGTAACTATGCTCATAGATCATCTCTGGGCGAATGAACCTGGTCTTACGGACGAGTTATCGAGCACGCTGACGGAACTAACGAGCCTGAATCGTACAGAGCATAGTCGTGTCGCGTTACGTGCGAGACAAATTCTAATCGCTGCTCATCAACCTGCTTACGAATTAAGACACAACCAAATGGAATCTATATTCTTATCAGCGGTAGACATGTACGGCCATGATTTCCATCCAGAAAACTTAGAGAAACTTATTCTTTCCGAAACAtctattttcgatattttacatgACTTCTTCTACCATTCCAATCGTACAGTTTGCAATGCTGCTTTGGAGGTTTATGTTCGCAGATCTTATATCAGTTATGAGTTGACTTGCGTGCAACATCTGGAATTGTCTGGCGAAGTACCGCTTGtacatttccaatttttgcTGCCTAACAATCATCCTAATATACAAAACCAATCTTCGGTTAATCACAGAGTCGGGGCTATGGCAGCTTTCCAAGACATGGATCAATTCACCCGATATTCTGACGAAGTTTTCGACCTCCTAGAGGATCTGTCTTCGATTACCTCAACTTCGGCTAAAGTTTTAGCAGAGGCAGTAGACGCAGCTGCAAGCGAATCGAGACACAGTACATCCATAAACGTATCTTTAAGCAATGCGGAAAATACTGGTACAGTGGAAATGGGTGAACGATCTGCAGAACCGGTACATATTTTGAGCATTGCCGttcaagagaaagagaatcaCGATGACGTTACGATGGCGAAACTCTTTGGAGATTGGTGCGCCGCGAACAAAGAGGAATTAATCTCACGAGACATACGAAGGATCACTTTCActgttttaaagaaaagacAATTCCCAAAATTCTTTACATACCGTCAAAGAGATGGTTTTGTTgaagataaaatttatcgacatCTCGAACCTGGTTGTGCTTTCCAATTGGAATTAAACAGAATGAGAACTTACGATCTTGAAGCTCTGCCAACCTCGAATCAAAAAATGCATCTTTACCTTGGCCGGGCAAAGGTTGCCAAAGGACAACAAGTCACCGATTATCGTTTCTTCATTCGTTCCATTATAAGACATTCTGATCTTATCACGAAGGAGGCCAGTTTCGATTATCTTCACAATGAAGGTGAACGTGTACTATTAGAGGCTATGGATGAATTAGAAGTCGCGTTCTCGCATCCGCTTGCTAAGCGTACGGAATGCAATCATATCTTCCTAAATTTCGTACCCACAGTTATTATGGATCCAGTAAGAATAGAAGAAAGCGTGACCAGTATGGTACTGAGGTACGGCCCGAGATTATGGAAATTACGAGTACGTCAGGCTGAGATTAAAATGACGATTCGGCCAGCACCAGGGAAGCCAACGTCTATTTTACGTTTGTGCATTGCCAACGATAGCGGATATAGCATAGATTTGCATCTTTATATGGAGGCAACCGATCCAAAGACTGGTATCATTCGTTTCGAATCTTATCCTTCTTCGATGGTAAATGGTACCTGGAGACCAGGACCTATGCATGGTCTTCCAATTTCTACGCCATATCTAACCAAAGATTATCTTCAAGCAAAACGGTTCCAAGCACAAAGTTCTGGCACAACGTATGTATATGATTTACCAGACATGTTTAGACAACAAACCGAAAAGATGTGGATTAAATACATAGAAGAAAGGCCACAGTGCGATATAACTATTCCAAATCCTGTGATGGATTGTGTAGAATTAGTATTAGAGGGTGACAATTTAGTGGAACAAAAACGACTTCCTGGTGAGAATAATGTTGGTATGGTCGCTTGGAGATTAAGGCTTTATACGCCAGAATATCCAGTATCTGGTCGAGACATTATACTGATAGCAAACGATTTGACACATTTGATTGGTTCTTTTGGTCCGAAGGAGGACTTAGTGTTCTGCAGAGCGTCTGAAAGAGCTAGGCAACTTGGAATTCCTCGAATATATTTCTCTGCAAATTCTGGCGCTCGCATTGGTCTAGCAGAGGAAGTGAAAGCGTTGTTCAGAATTGCTTGGGAGGATGAGGATGAACCAGAGAAAGgatttagatatatatatttaacaccAGATGATTACGCGCGTTTAGCACCGCTTAATTCAGTGAAAACTTCGTTGATCGAAGATAAGGGAGAATCTCGTTACAAGATTACCGATATTATTGGTAAAGATGACGGTCTTggtgtagaaaatttaaaatacgcTGGTATGATTGCCGGAGAAACATCGAAAGCCTATGACGAAATCGTTACGATTTCCATTGTATCTTGTAGAGCGATTGGTATCGGTGCTTACCTAGTCCGTCTTGGACAAAGGGTCattcaaatagaaaattctcaCATCATCTTAACCGGTTACAAAGCATTAAATACTGTCTTAGGCCGTGAAGTATACGCTAGTAATAATCAGTTAGGTGGTATACAAATTATGCATAATAATGGGGTATCACATGCAACAAACGTAAGGGACCTAGAGGGTGTTGCTACTGCTTTAAGATGGTTAAGCTACTGTCCCAAATTTAAGGGTGCACCCCTTCCTATATTATCAGCACCATTTCCTGATCCAGTCGACAGAGAAATCATGTATGTTCCTACAAAAGCAGCATATGATCCAAGATTCATGCTCGAGGGTAGAATACAAAATGGTACAAATTATTGGGAAAGTGGGTTCTTCGATCGTGGCTCTTGGcaggtatattttatattttagattaaTATTACATGTTAATTTAGTTTAATAAAATGACTCAAACATTTCTATACTATTAATATTACTTGCAGGAAATTATGAGGCCTTGGGCTCAAACTGTAGTAACTGGACGAGCAAGATTAGGCGGAATACCTTGCGGTGTTATTGCAGTAGAAACAAGAACCGTTGAGTTGCACTTACCTGCTGATCCTGCTAATCTCGATTCAGAAGCTAAAACAATATCTCAAGCAGGACAAGTATGGTTCCCTGACAGTGCATACAAAACTGCTCAAGCTATCAAAGACTTTGGAAAAGAAGAGCTTccactttttatttttgctaaTTGGAGAGGATTTTCTGGTGGAATGAAAggtttttattgatttttaataattactaaaatttcaCTCTTACTTATCGAGTGAATTACTAACGCTATATCTTTTCTAGACATGTACGAGCAAATTATCAAATTCGGTGCTTATATTGTGGATGGCTTACGAGAATATACTAAAccaatatttgtatatatccCACCAAATGGAGAACTAAGAGGTGGTGCTTGGGCTGTCGTTGATCCAACGATAAATCCTCGCTACATGGAAATGTTTGCTGACAATACAAGCAGAGGTGGAGTTTTAGAACCTGGTGGAATAGTAGAAATCAAGTTTAGAACTAAAGACATACTTAAAGCTATGCATAGGGTTGATTCAGTAATACAGAAGCTTAAAGTAAGAAActgattttgtttctttatcatcttttacattttataaataataggtCGTGTGTGGGACATATTATGACATCAATCATTGTTTTAGGAAAATCTAGCCAATGCAAATTCAGCCGAAGAACGAACAGACATTGAAAGCCAAATTCGTAAGAGGGAGCAACTTTTAGAACCTATGTATCGGCAAGTAGCAGTTCACTTCGCAGATCTTCATGATACGCCAGAGAGAATGTTTGAGAAAAATACCATTCATGATATTATTCCATGGCAAAAAGCACGCAGACTGCTTTATTGGCGACTTAGAAGAAGACTTTTAGAGGATGaaataaagaaggaaattcTATCAACTCAACACACTTTGGACGTTAGACAAGTCGGTGCAATGTTGCGTAGATGGTTTATAGAAGACAAAGGTGCCACAGAATCTTATCTGTGGGATCAAGATGAAGCTGCAACGAATTGGTTGGAGAATCAACGTCAAGATGAAAATAGTGTTGTTTCCCGTAACATCACTTGTGTAAGACAAGACGCAATCGTTTCTCGAGTCAAAGAAGCCCTTGAAACTTGTCCAGAAGTGAGATTaaatgcaattttagaaattgcgCACAGATTACAACCAGCAGAACGTGCAGAATTGCAAAGAACTTTATCACAGATAGAAACGACCACACAGGAACACCACAATGATTCAAGTGCTTCGTCCTAatgtttttctaaattaagaaaaatctcTTGTCTATCTGCGTACCTGGTGTATGTAGTTCTACATCTTAGAATTAATTGTACAGATACTCGTTATTCTTGTTAATAGCAAATTGTACGGGAGTAGTATAATTTTTGGAAAGTTAATAATTGTTTCTATCGATAGCGTTACTTGATGATAGAAAGTAATCGAACTCGTGTCTTATTCAAGTTCAATGGTGATGCTATCGAGTGTCAGACAGTATCACTGCCGTCTCCTAAACCATGGCAAAACGTGCCCTTTGTTTATAATGAGTGTATTcatgaatatagaaattatattgcaCATAtgcgtacatacatatatatataaataaataaataagtaatatatatgtgtttatttatttatatttatatgcatgtatgtatgtgtattttttttagaaaaaagttTGTTCGTTGCGTTTACTTTTACCGAATGACTAATGTGTACATCGATATTTCCCATTTCcgtcgaaaaaaagaaaacagatcgatggataatttttaaagtacGAAGTACTATTTTTCCAATCGTGTGTgatacaaaatagaaaaaattctttgatCTTTAGGAACAATTTAATGCGAATAAAGaggtagataataaaaaattttatgaacCTGAATGTTTAACAGAAATAAgacatttaatacaaaatagttgctaaataattatacatatatatatatattttatactatttttaattcattgatACCAAGttcaaatgtacatatattacatgCAGTCATATCGTTTGAGACATAAAAATTCTCGATACTCTCTTCGTTCGTGTCATTGTCCTTAAAAGACTGAAATCTGACTTCGATGCACATCAATTAGATCATCATCTAGAGTAAGCAATAccataaatgaaaaaaacatTGCTAAAGCAGACAAAAAATGCCAAATGTCATGACTATCAAAAAAGTTTAGGAGTATGCAGGGTTTATTATAATTGCGCGATTGTGCTGGGGTTAGCTCCCACGAGATAGAATtgtgtataaaaaaatgtaaagcgGCGCCCCAAAACACGATTGATAACACAATATAAATCGCTGGTTGAAGTAGAATTCGTTCTTTATGACAAACCTGAAATATCACAAAgtaaattaattcataatatGTGGACAAACTACATAAGTATAATTATTcgtgtatatgtacataccttcataacaatataaaaaaaagtatataaaattaaattagacaTTAATACAGCCAACAGAAACGTTGCGAAATTTTTCTCGCTGTGCATATTCCCAAGTACTGCGAGAGCAACGTTCCATAAATTTCCTacaataagtataataaaacgtCCCATATACAAAGGCCGAAAGAAATATCTAATTCCAGAACGGGCATCATGTTTACTAatctagaaaattataaaatcaatgATAAACTGTGCCTAGTAGAAGTAACTGAATCAaggtaaaatgaaaaatattagattcAAATACCAAATGCCTAAAATTACCTGTATTACTCTTATCAACAACGTTCTAACTTTCCATCGCCCCATGTAGTAAATTTGAATAGTCATATAAAGGCAAGTGAGCAAATGTACGATAGTAAACAGAACCCAGAAGTATATTGAACCATATAAAACTCCCAACAATCCTATGAAGATGATGAATGCTAACATTGCAAATGTAACTGATGCTCGGGCATTTATATCAGGATGACGATTGTGATAAATCTTGATCATACATAGCACTGTTATGATGTACATAAAACTCGTATctaaatagataatataatatttgtcattaatattataaaaaaaatttataaaatttaattatcttacCGAATTGAAAGTTGCTTCGATTTGGACACACGTGATAACTCCCTGAGAGTATTCCTTCCATAATAAGCGCAGTGCccattgcataaaataatcCATAATGTTGTGGTATGccataacatttatttttttctctttcaaattCATCATGTTCTCGAGaagatgttaaaaatataaataaaaaacccAACATGATGTATccgatatttgaaaatacatgATTGAGATCTGACAGTGATAAAAATGGATGAGcacataaaa
This Bombus pascuorum chromosome 1, iyBomPasc1.1, whole genome shotgun sequence DNA region includes the following protein-coding sequences:
- the LOC132913808 gene encoding acetyl-CoA carboxylase isoform X10; this encodes MTEHGGTDKPNLNEERATPPPRKIRHRPSMSQGTVMIQTQSRLQEKDFTIATPEEFVHRFGGTKVINKVLIANNGIAAVKCMRSIRRWSYEMFKNERAVRFVVMVTPEDLKANAEYIKMADQYVPVPGGTNNNNYANVELIVDIAVRTQVQAVWAGWGHASENPKLPELLHKNNMCFIGPSERAMWALGDKIASSIVAQTADVPTLPWSGSELKAQYSGKKIKISSELFKKGCVSTVEECLAAANKIGFPIMVKASEGGGGKGIRKVENAEELPTLFRQVQTEIPGSPIFIMKLAKCARHLEVQLLADNYGNAISLFGRDCSIQRRHQKIIEEAPAVVAKPEVFEEMEKAAVRLAKMVGYVSAGTVEYLYDTSGRYYFLELNPRLQVEHPCTEMVSDVNLPAAQLQIAMGLPLHHIKDIRLLYGESPWGDSVIDFDQPRHKPQPWGHVIAARITSENPDEGFKPSSGTVQELNFRSSKNVWGYFSVAASGGLHEFADSQFGHCFSWGEDRNQARENLVIALKELSIRGDFRTTVEYLITLLETESFQQNNIDTAWLDLLIAERVRSDKPDVLLAITCGALHIADRTITAAFTGFQTALEKGQIQASNDLDNVIDVELINDGYKYKIQTAKSGPNSYFLVMNGSYKEVELHRLSDGGLLLSLDGASFTTYMREEVDRYRIIIGNQTCIFEKDNDPSLLRSPSAGKLISYLVEDGGHVNAGQAYAEIEVMKMVMTITASEAGSVFYVKRPGAILEAGTLIAQLELDDPSLVTKAQEYTGKFPETIAPAISEKLNHLHAEYRTALENTLGGYCLPDPYHVPRVRELLEKFMNSLRDPSLPLLELQEVIATISGRIPISVEKKIRKLMSLYERNITSVLAQFPSQQIAAVIDGHAASLSKRSERDVFFLTTEAIVQLVQRYRNGIRGRMKTAVHELLRQYYTVESQFQQGHYDKCVSALIDEYKDDVATITAMIFSHNQVTKKNVLVTMLIDHLWANEPGLTDELSSTLTELTSLNRTEHSRVALRARQILIAAHQPAYELRHNQMESIFLSAVDMYGHDFHPENLEKLILSETSIFDILHDFFYHSNRTVCNAALEVYVRRSYISYELTCVQHLELSGEVPLVHFQFLLPNNHPNIQNQSSVNHRVGAMAAFQDMDQFTRYSDEVFDLLEDLSSITSTSAKVLAEAVDAAASESRHSTSINVSLSNAENTGTVEMGERSAEPVHILSIAVQEKENHDDVTMAKLFGDWCAANKEELISRDIRRITFTVLKKRQFPKFFTYRQRDGFVEDKIYRHLEPGCAFQLELNRMRTYDLEALPTSNQKMHLYLGRAKVAKGQQVTDYRFFIRSIIRHSDLITKEASFDYLHNEGERVLLEAMDELEVAFSHPLAKRTECNHIFLNFVPTVIMDPVRIEESVTSMVLRYGPRLWKLRVRQAEIKMTIRPAPGKPTSILRLCIANDSGYSIDLHLYMEATDPKTGIIRFESYPSSMVNGTWRPGPMHGLPISTPYLTKDYLQAKRFQAQSSGTTYVYDLPDMFRQQTEKMWIKYIEERPQCDITIPNPVMDCVELVLEGDNLVEQKRLPGENNVGMVAWRLRLYTPEYPVSGRDIILIANDLTHLIGSFGPKEDLVFCRASERARQLGIPRIYFSANSGARIGLAEEVKALFRIAWEDEDEPEKGFRYIYLTPDDYARLAPLNSVKTSLIEDKGESRYKITDIIGKDDGLGVENLKYAGMIAGETSKAYDEIVTISIVSCRAIGIGAYLVRLGQRVIQIENSHIILTGYKALNTVLGREVYASNNQLGGIQIMHNNGVSHATNVRDLEGVATALRWLSYCPKFKGAPLPILSAPFPDPVDREIMYVPTKAAYDPRFMLEGRIQNGTNYWESGFFDRGSWQEIMRPWAQTVVTGRARLGGIPCGVIAVETRTVELHLPADPANLDSEAKTISQAGQVWFPDSAYKTAQAIKDFGKEELPLFIFANWRGFSGGMKDMYEQIIKFGAYIVDGLREYTKPIFVYIPPNGELRGGAWAVVDPTINPRYMEMFADNTSRGGVLEPGGIVEIKFRTKDILKAMHRVDSVIQKLKENLANANSAEERTDIESQIRKREQLLEPMYRQVAVHFADLHDTPERMFEKNTIHDIIPWQKARRLLYWRLRRRLLEDEIKKEILSTQHTLDVRQVGAMLRRWFIEDKGATESYLWDQDEAATNWLENQRQDENSVVSRNITCVRQDAIVSRVKEALETCPEVRLNAILEIAHRLQPAERAELQRTLSQIETTTQEHHNDSSASS